In Liquorilactobacillus nagelii DSM 13675, the following proteins share a genomic window:
- a CDS encoding GtrA family protein, whose amino-acid sequence MKNIKLIDRTVFKFILVGIINTVAGMAIMFGCYNLLHWSYWWSSAANYVIGSILSFFLNKYFTFQNTERSWKQIFTFTLNILICYFLAYGLAKPITSQIFSNFNSSLRDNIAMLIGAILFTALNYVGQRFWIFKK is encoded by the coding sequence ATGAAAAATATAAAATTAATTGATCGAACTGTCTTTAAATTCATTCTAGTTGGTATCATTAACACGGTTGCTGGAATGGCAATTATGTTTGGCTGTTATAATCTGCTACATTGGTCATATTGGTGGTCTTCAGCAGCTAATTATGTTATTGGAAGTATTTTAAGTTTCTTTTTAAATAAATATTTTACGTTTCAAAATACTGAAAGAAGTTGGAAACAAATATTTACTTTCACATTGAATATCTTAATATGCTATTTTCTAGCATATGGCTTAGCTAAACCGATCACATCACAAATTTTTAGTAATTTTAATAGCTCTTTACGTGATAATATTGCAATGCTAATTGGGGCAATTTTGTTTACAGCACTTAATTATGTAGGGCAAAGATTTTGGAT